The genomic stretch GTTGCgaattttagtttattgagtGTATCGTCTTTGTTTGTTCCTTGGTATATGATCCTTAGATTGTGGGGTTCTTGTAGGAGGATGTTGACAGAATCGACAAAACTGAATTGCTCATGGTGAAGCTGAGTACGAAAAATGGCGGCAAACCTGATCCTTATATCGGTATGCATCTCGACCCATAAATGAATCGTGGTAGATTTGATAGGAAGACATGTTTGTTAGGTTCATCGAAGACCAAGTGTTTCATTTCCTAACCCACTTTTTTTGTCATTTGGTAGTTCCATGGGCTCCTGGTGGGCTCCAAGTTCTGTAGAAACCCCACTCCACCTGCTGGGGTAACTCTTCTCTCTATACTTTCCAATGTCGTTATCTCACTTTCTTATTCACAAGTTCTGATCCTTTTTTGTGACTGTGATGCAGATTGAGATTGTGTGTACAAACTATGGTCAAGAAGACAACCCATAAAACTAATTTTCCTGTGGCTATGGTccagaaaataaatttttactttcaaAGATGTTTCGTTTTAGCGTGACCACTCTTGTTTCAGCATGGTTTACATTTGTTCATCTAAAACATGTCATCATGAATCATGGATGTCCCATGAAAACTTATTCAATAAACAACAAAAGTGTGTTCTGTCTTTTACTTCTGGCTCATAAAATtttgggaaaatcgcataaaaaaccttcaaagtgtcaattactagcactttaaaccttgaagttttttcactaacacttttaaccttcaaagtgacatttgtatcataaaaaacttcAGACGCAAAAATGACttgttcagcaggtaatttttcaaaagtaattatttaattaataaaataaattaaataaatgaataataaatttgaaaaataaataaaaatcgaaaattttaataaaattcataaaatgaaaacataaatcaaaaattaaattataattttagaaaactaaataaatattttaaaattaagtaattttctaaaattttaataaaacaaaaataattaaaatttaataataaataagattaaattaaaatagagaagaactgaataaaaagttcacaatttttttaaaaaatagaaaattaaaaatatattttttaattataagattttttttcaaaaaatatatcgtATCATCGTGGACtatctcacataaccattaacaatgacgataattgtcatatctccaatgataatTTCCAATATCAtcattgaaaataatatttatgaaaatatattatttaattaataaaataaataaaaatcagaaattaaaaaaaaaatcgtaagatttaattaaaaaatcataagttaaataaaaatcagaaaccatcatcgtccctagtgatatatttgaaattgttattgtccacgatgatatgatatattttttcaaaaaaaaatcttataattaaaaaatatattttgaattttctatttttaaaaatttatgaactttttatacagttcttctctatttaaatttaatcttatttattataaaaattttagttattttattttattaaaaaaatatttattttctaaaattttaatttaattttgcatttttgtgaattttattaaaattttcgaattttatttatttttgaattttttatttatttatttttatttatttattttatttattttattaattaaataattatattttataaattacctgctgaacaggtcaactttttgatttgaaggttttttatgatacaaaagtgttagtgaaaaaacttcaaggtttaatgtgttagtaagtgacactctgagggttttttatgcgattttccctaaaattttgtgtttttctgTTGTCACTTGTTTTTGACACAATCAACTTGTAACAGTCCAAAAACGCAGTGTATCACTACACTCCAAATCTATTGGATATCCAATCAATCTTGAACCAAAGGTCGGAAAACTTGGTCCATTATCCAACTTGGGAATCTGGACCGGTCCCAGCACACTTGGGTATTGTAAGGACTAAGGACCATGGTCGAGAAATGAAAAAGTTCAACTTGCGAGCAAAAATGCTGATTCCAAACCCAAATTGATAAATACTCAAAGCAATAGATATTATAGGATTGATTCTACCCAGAGACTTGCAATTTTAGCCAAAGAAAATAGAGcttgatgataaaaaaatattgtttaaaaaaattattatatagttGAGATTGCCAATTTACCACCTTGTTTTGAAGGAATGTTGATTTACACctagtaaataaattatatacaaaaaaaacttatatactTTGACATATCATCAAGGTTATAACTtatatgtaaaagaaaaaaaaatattggtgataatacaaacaaacaaaaagtattCAACTTTTCTTTGTCTATCCCAACACAAACAAAGCACCACCAAACACAAACAACTTTTCTTTGTCTAAGAATCAAATTTGAAGTTGTATATCCTTAAccccaaaaagaaaacataaatagaGAGAAGATGCTATTagctttttaattaaaaaaaaaagaagattctATTAGCTTTTAATCATTCTATAAATGAGCCTTTTGTATGTAACCTACAAGcaatatgtttatattaatgTTGTTTTTGGGGTTAAACGAACCccaaatattcatattttgtaGCTTGCAAATATGAATTTCCTATTTATGTTCACTGGTTCTTATTTATGTTTGAAGTTGTTAGGAAATATGAACCAGTAAACAATATTAGTATACAACTTCAAAATAACCAAATGGTtgtttatatctatttatatttgagTTATATCTATGTTATCACGTTTAGCTGCACTACATATCTAGGTATAGTTTGATATTTTGTAGCTTGCAATTGTAAAAGCTACAATAACGTGCTAAATTATCTTCTCTAAAAGACATGGTGCTAAACGAACATTCACATTGATGTACAAATTTTAACATTTCTTATAACGTGATAACATGTTAAGTTACGATGTATTATGTATACATATTCATCTTTTTCTCTAGCTCTACCTTCATGCCCTTGATTGTTCTTCATAACCAACTATATTTTCGAATCTAAGGTAATACTTGTCTTCTATAAGTCCATAACTAACATATGATGGTTCCATCCAACTACTACGCCAGACTAATGTGGCTCCGGGTAGTTGAACATTACTAAAAGAGCAGAGAGTAAGTAGAATCATGTGGTTGATCAAAAAGAAGTAGAATCATCTTTGCAAAGTGAAAATTTTCTTATCATGCTAATATTGTTTACTGGTTCTTATTTCCTAACAAATATGAATTTcctaaaaaaaaatgaatttcattCCATCTATCACGATGACTAGAAAATGTATCCTACACATTCACATACATGTTTAATTTCGTCTTGTTCTTCTTATAACTAGACAGTTTTATATCGAAATCCAGACTAATATCATATATAAACAACCATTTGGCTTTTAATAAGTCGTTAAAATGATGTAAAATGGAAGCTAACGATCATTCTTTTTTCTCTCGCTCTTTTAATAACTGATAAATATAAGTAGTACATACATCAACAAACACAGACCACAAAGTGATGCCATCATCTACAAGTAGATAAACATGAACCACTCTACCATTTTCATAAAACATTTTTacctttaaattttaatctttcgTTTTCGAAGAATTATATGCTTTTTCATTATTTCCAACAACCAGACAACTAAGATGAAAACAACACATAATCTCGAAtatgcatttattttattttagtttgtcCAAATTTACCTCCATGCAATGTAAAAAGAGATATATTCCAAAACAAGCGGTGCAGTGACCCGAGAGTAAAGATAATTGAATGATGCAACTACCAAAAATACACAAAACATGAGCCAAACACATCAATCAATCAGTCTCATTCATTCAACCGCTTCCCAAGGCCTAATAAATAAAGAAGTGAGTCAGTAGCAAGACATACATGTCAGAATCCAGCATATGTAATGTGTGTTTGTTGTCGCACTCTCCCTTTACTCACAACCGCCCACGTCGCCGTTCAAGTCTTCAAGATGCGGCGATACGTAACTGATACAAGGACtatgcataaaattatatttgaactCCTATGATAATGAAAAGAACTTGTAGCACtatgcataaaattatatttaataaatgaaacAACAACGTTACATTTCAAACATCACAAGTAGCATACAAAGATCCGAATTTCACAAAAGGACATCACTCGGATCCtctaattaaaaagtttttaattaaaacattaaacGACGAATGAATCTCATCATTATGATTATTTTACTACTTTATCGAAGAAACTAAGATAATACAAGAATGCAACAACAAACCATGCGACATAACCATGCAAGTTTGAATTTTACCGGACTATCTATCTCTTCTGCAATAATTcgagtatatttatatattaaaacataaattttctattttgcaaaagaaaagagactATTCAATTAAAACGATGATTCGACAACTTCTCATGAATCTAAATTGTTAGTACATTTCCAAAATGAGAAATGACAATTTTTTTCAGTATAGAATCATTTTCTTTATTGACACTCTCTAGAATACTTCCCTTAGCATAGAATATTTTTTCAATCCTAATCAATAAGAGAAAGTGGACAAGGATCAACCCTCCCACCGCGGCACCGCCACACTCGTTGGAGACATAATTCTGTATCTTTTCACTAAACTCTTATAATAATGCCAACAATTATATTCAATAAATGAAACAAGAACGTTACATTTCAAACATCAAATAACATAGTACAAAGATCCGAATTTCACAAAAGTACTTTCATCATTCGGATcctctaattaaaataaaaaaaacaacattaaaCAACGATGAATCTCATCATTGTGATTATTTTACTACTTTATTAAAAGAAACATACGATAACACAAGAATGCAAACAACAAACCACCTTTCCTCATGCAGAGAGGTAGTCATCTTCATCGCAATAGTAAAAGCCAAGGTTACTGACCGCAGCCGAAAGAGAGTTACTCATAGACACCTCCTCGGTCGCTAGATACGGCATGTTATGAAACGAACGGTCAAGACAAGCCGCGACATTACCGAACtcagcttcatcatcatcatcatcatcttcttcttcaccaccTTTGGTATGATGATGCATAACCTCCTCTGCTCGGTGCTTCAACGTCTGAAACATCATCTCAGGCTCATGCTGCATCCCACGAAGAACATCAGCAGAGGACTGACCAGGCACGGCTCGTGTCACAGCAAAGCCATGAGGCCCATCACTCTGCAAGACACGTACAACACTCGGCCCACCAAACAAGTTGTGCACTCCACCTAGCGCCTCCTCGTACGCCCCTCCAAGAAACATTCCCAAGAAGTACCTCCCTCCATCGCTCTCTAGCTCATGCAACGGCAAGCTAGACTCCCCGCCTATGAACTTATCAATCTTCCCATCGCTGTCACACGTCAAATCCGACAAGACGCCACGTGTCCCCGGCCTTTGGTCGAGCTTATGAATAGGGACTATAGGAAACAGCTGCTCAATCCCCCATAGGTCAGGAACCGAAGTGAAAACCGAGAGGTTAATATTGTACGTCTGAACCGGATCCGACCCGCCAATAGCATTTAAAACCCATTCGCATAACCCATCAACGGAAGCTAACTGCTCAACGCTCACAACACCGTCTTTAAAACCTTCAACGCATCTCTGCTTCAGCTTCTCAACGTAAAGCAAACACCTTTCTTGATCCCCACGCATCACAGCAGAGTACAGCTCCTCGTAAGCTTCCTCGGATTCAAGCAAGAACCGAATATCATCAGGATCAGCTTCGTGAACAACCGGTTTAACCGACGAGACAGCTTCAAAGATCAAAACAGAGTGATGAGAGACTATCGCTCTCCCGCTTTCGCTGCATATAACCGGATGCTTCACCGACCTCCTCTCGCATACAAACCGAACAGAGGCTACAACAGCTTCAGCATACTCCTCGAGAGTGTAGGCAACGGAGAGATCGCTCTCTCCGGATTTAGACCCGTCGTAGTCAATCCCCAAGCCACCACCGATGTCTATAACTTTCATGTTGGCACCGAGACGGACCAGCTCGCAGTAAAGCTGAGCAGCTTCGGAGACACCATCAGATAACAAGGAAGTGGATGGAATCTGTGAGCCAATGTGGAAATGCAAAAGCTGGAGACAGTCAAGCATACGAGCCTGACTAAGCTTCCTCACGACACGAACTATCTGAGAAGTAGTTAAACCGAACTTCCCTTTCTCACCTGAAGTCGAACCGAAGTGACCAGAGTGTTTGGTTCTCAGCTTAGCTCTCAGCCCAATCACAGGCCTCACGTTCATCTTCTGACTCAGGCCTATAACCAAATCaagctcttcttcttgctcAAGCACAATCACAGTGTTCAACGCCAGCTTCCTTCCCATAAGAGCTAGAGATACATACTCAGCGTCTTTGAAGCCGTTACAGACGAGAAAGGCTTCCTCAGGGTTGCTGCCTTTACACAAGCAGCTCATAGCGAGGAGGATCTCCGGTTTAGAGCCGGCTTCCAAACCAAACCGGAATTGAGAACCGAATCTCACAATGTCCTCCACGACGAACCGGTCTTGATTGCATTTCACGGGGTACACTCCTTGGTAGTGAGACTCGTACCCTTGGCTCTGTATCGCGAAATCGAACGCGGATTGGAGAGACTCGAGGCGGTTCTGCAGGACGTCAGGGAACCGGATGATAACCGGAAGCTGCAGCCCCAAACCGCCGGTTTGTTTCGGATCGGTCACCTTCTTGACGAGTTTTAACAGATCGATGTCTTGGTGAGGGAGAGTGTTGGAGCCGTGAGGACGAACGGAGATGTTGCCGGAGGAGTTAGCGGCGAAGTAAGGAGCTCCCCATCCGTCGATGCGgtagagagaggaggagagagaggggCTCCAGGCGTCGACGGCGGcggtggaggtggaggaaggtggtggtggtgacggTGGGATGAACACGTCGGCGGCGTAGCTATTGACACAAGCTAAAGCAGGCATCTTTCTTTAACACTCTGTTTTTGctctgttttgctctgtttttgtttcAGGGAATCTAAGGAAAggtttgatttttaattacCAGATTTTGTGAAGGTAAGGGGTTTGAAAACCGCCGAGGCCGGAGCCTCGGCTACCCCCTCAAGAGAAGGCAGAAGATGTATCTGTCCCCGCCGTGAAACCCACCTCGAGCAGCCCGACCTGATCCGAGAATCTCCACGGTGAATGTTTCAGaaaaactttaatttaaaaaaaaaaggatttttttttcttttgcaaatttGAGAGACAACAGATTCTATTCCCCGACCATGCAGAGAGGGACTGGATCTATATGAAGAGAAAGGGGGGAACGAGAATGTGAAGTTTCTATGGGAAAATGCAAAGAGAAACAGAGCGGAAATTGAGGGGAGAAGGGTGTGAGTTTGATGAAGGGGAACTGGTCTTGTTTATATAGGAGGAAAAGCTTTAGTTGGGAGAAGGTGATGACTGAGGAGAGTTGGATTCGGCCCATGGGGCccatttattattattgatttttttctacttctatctttttttggttttacattttttttcaccaaaaagAAACTGCAAAAAAATCTTATCATAGATTTTAGTTTCCCTACGTGACTGACTCTCCGCCAATGATTGATTATTCAGGTGCTGTTTTACGTATTAACCCAATGATGGTTTTTTCCGCAAAACTATTAACTAGTGTTGATTTAAGTTTCTCTCATTCACAATGTGACAAAGACAGTTGTGAATACTCATGTTTTTCTAagtatatttagaaaataaatttcgaTTTGCAGGTCTACACTATTATTACGGTTATGTCATAACGTGAAATGAACTTCATGAGTCAActgttagcaaaaaaaaaaaaaacttcatgaGTCAACTGAGAGTTCGGTTGAGAGTTTTTTTACAATTGCTAAAGCTCTAAAGTTTTTACGAAAAATATCTAAACTGGTAAAAGCAACGTGCGTTTTATAAATTAGATCTCGCAACGAGATTGGATCCGACCGTTGATCCAATGATCATTGCTTTGTGGAGTAGGTAACACTCTGACACATTGCACATAACTGCGTAGCGTGCATGTACCTACTGGTCCATATCTTTTTTTACCTCTTTCTAACAAATTAATCCatctgttttattttagaataaattttatGCAGATATgtcaaaacatttatattttaaaactaaaaagtctttaaaacattatatattataaaaggagaaaataaaaataaacagacAATAAAATTGACCAAAAGAAAGacgatttctttttttttttttaaagaaagacGATTTCAATTTTATGAGAACAAGGATTCCTTTTGGCACGACCACTCAGCTACGAGTCGCCGCGTGGTGGTCTTACGTGGGGGAGTAGTTGTGTTATGAAGTTTCCTTCTGCCCACGGACCCATACTTTGTTTGGAAgcatgtaaataatttttttcagcAGTCTATAGTATTCGTCCAATGGATAtccttttgtgtttttttcttgaaaaagatATATCCTTTTGTGTTGAGAAAACATTTGATTCTCTTTCTTATTAAATCAccaattcaaaatataaatattcattaattttcttaaaatgactataaatttttatttgattatttttagtattttatccgtttcatattaaatgttattctaatttttaaaatttgtttcattataatggtcgttttatttttttcgatgcataaatcaaacaatttttcaaatattatctTTAGTTTCagtttattaattaacaaaagatATGTTAAATAGAAGTAAAATAGATAATACtctttctgtttttaaagaagtGTCACTTagatattttttacaaaaattaagaaaatgacgaaaatataagtaaattgttattaattataccTCACCGgccaataatatttgagataaataaaactatttataaaattaatacagtttgtaattaattttcagctaaaaataagtataatttgcaTGAAACTGTAAAGTgacattttttatataacaaagAAAATGGTTAGAgtgacatttattatgaaacagagagattaaataatttcttaatttgtgtgtaTTATGAAAAAACAAATGGATGGAATATTAGATTGTTGACACTTGGTACCATTGTCGCTAGGATCGAAAGATAGACAAAATCTAGAATACTGAGTGACATTTCTACATTGTTTTCAAAGATCTAAGGCCTTGATTGGTAGAACATTATCATTAGCATTATGCTACATTTTATCTAATCAATATttgttagaaaaatatttagaaaaatatttattaaatgctaaTGCTTTCCAAATGCTCTCTCGCAAATGCTCTCATATAAAGTTTTTGGAAGAGTATttgcatttacaatttataaatttaagaaataaatataattagttcatttatttgatttaagaatatcataaaattattttatatccagaaaataaaattttgatttctaaaataaatttacaatataaatattctcttttaaaaaatagtat from Raphanus sativus cultivar WK10039 unplaced genomic scaffold, ASM80110v3 Scaffold1086, whole genome shotgun sequence encodes the following:
- the LOC130503723 gene encoding arginine decarboxylase 2-like, whose protein sequence is MPALACVNSYAADVFIPPSPPPPSSTSTAAVDAWSPSLSSSLYRIDGWGAPYFAANSSGNISVRPHGSNTLPHQDIDLLKLVKKVTDPKQTGGLGLQLPVIIRFPDVLQNRLESLQSAFDFAIQSQGYESHYQGVYPVKCNQDRFVVEDIVRFGSQFRFGLEAGSKPEILLAMSCLCKGSNPEEAFLVCNGFKDAEYVSLALMGRKLALNTVIVLEQEEELDLVIGLSQKMNVRPVIGLRAKLRTKHSGHFGSTSGEKGKFGLTTSQIVRVVRKLSQARMLDCLQLLHFHIGSQIPSTSLLSDGVSEAAQLYCELVRLGANMKVIDIGGGLGIDYDGSKSGESDLSVAYTLEEYAEAVVASVRFVCERRSVKHPVICSESGRAIVSHHSVLIFEAVSSVKPVVHEADPDDIRFLLESEEAYEELYSAVMRGDQERCLLYVEKLKQRCVEGFKDGVVSVEQLASVDGLCEWVLNAIGGSDPVQTYNINLSVFTSVPDLWGIEQLFPIVPIHKLDQRPGTRGVLSDLTCDSDGKIDKFIGGESSLPLHELESDGGRYFLGMFLGGAYEEALGGVHNLFGGPSVVRVLQSDGPHGFAVTRAVPGQSSADVLRGMQHEPEMMFQTLKHRAEEVMHHHTKGGEEEDDDDDDEAEFGNVAACLDRSFHNMPYLATEEVSMSNSLSAAVSNLGFYYCDEDDYLSA